A single window of Micrococcaceae bacterium Sec5.1 DNA harbors:
- a CDS encoding rhodanese-like domain-containing protein, whose amino-acid sequence MSYAGDLTPQDAWAKLEDGAILVDVRTEAEWAHIGIPDTKATENDPLFIQWNLAGGIPNSRFLEDLQQQAPEGEGVELVFICRSGQRSISAAIAATQAGFTAYNVLEGFEGDPDRYGERTINGWKNRGLPTNLGND is encoded by the coding sequence ATGAGTTACGCAGGTGACCTGACCCCGCAGGACGCGTGGGCCAAGCTTGAAGACGGCGCCATCCTGGTAGACGTCCGCACCGAGGCCGAGTGGGCACACATCGGCATTCCGGACACCAAAGCCACAGAGAATGATCCCCTGTTCATTCAGTGGAACCTCGCCGGCGGCATTCCCAACTCCCGCTTCCTCGAGGACCTGCAGCAGCAGGCACCCGAGGGCGAGGGCGTGGAACTCGTTTTCATTTGCCGCTCAGGCCAGCGCTCCATCTCTGCTGCCATCGCCGCGACGCAGGCCGGATTCACCGCCTACAACGTCCTCGAGGGCTTCGAAGGTGACCCGGACCGGTATGGCGAACGCACCATCAACGGCTGGAAGAACCGTGGCCTGCCGACCAACCTGGGGAACGACTAA
- a CDS encoding DUF1737 domain-containing protein, which yields MPEPTEEKLSYRLITGPDTREFCERITTALADGYVLHGSPAATFNGTDVIVAQAVVLPVAIANADAAVANAVDQLENDDDEEAFEGHA from the coding sequence ATGCCTGAACCCACTGAAGAAAAACTCTCCTACCGCCTGATTACAGGTCCGGATACACGCGAATTCTGCGAGCGAATCACCACGGCCCTCGCTGACGGCTACGTGCTCCACGGCAGCCCGGCAGCCACGTTCAATGGCACGGATGTCATCGTGGCGCAGGCCGTCGTACTGCCCGTGGCCATCGCCAACGCAGACGCCGCCGTCGCGAATGCAGTTGACCAGTTGGAGAACGACGACGACGAAGAAGCATTCGAGGGACACGCATGA
- a CDS encoding NtaA/DmoA family FMN-dependent monooxygenase (This protein belongs to a clade of FMN-dependent monooxygenases, within a broader family of flavin-dependent oxidoreductases, the luciferase-like monooxygenase (LMM) family, some of whose members use coenzyme F420 rather than FMN.) codes for MNGQGSPTLKPMLHFGWFVGHGFGVQGWGTPGYSLGYDWKKPALYQDAVRAFEQSGLDLFIIEDSLTVPDTYGGTAEVSLAHASFAPKHDPLALVPYLLSATKHLGIVPTVSASFYPPFTAARLLATLQHFSEGQLGWNVVTSGSDLAAQNYGLDQQIEHDLRYEKAEEFVDVVRRLWRSWEPDAVLEDVEAGRFADHTKVHPINHQGDFFKVRGPLNTAPLPEEPVLVQAGASPRGKAFAGGHADVAIALARGADGMKAYRDSIRAEAAKAGRNPDDVKVLFVLKPTVVGSSAEAEELRAQRRELTQRDIDSQLNSISYLSVIDFKQFDLDAPLPELSTNSNQGTLEHFAKAAPPGSTLRQILQARSGGAGDSIIGTVGEIADYLEETGEAVGGDGFLFSGFVDPVTVHGVLDKLTPELRRRGLLRKSYGDGGFRQNLLDF; via the coding sequence GTGAACGGACAAGGCAGCCCTACACTCAAGCCCATGCTGCATTTTGGATGGTTCGTGGGGCACGGTTTCGGTGTCCAGGGGTGGGGAACTCCCGGCTACAGCCTGGGCTACGACTGGAAGAAACCTGCCCTGTATCAAGACGCCGTGCGTGCGTTCGAGCAATCCGGCCTTGACCTTTTCATCATCGAGGATTCCCTTACTGTTCCTGATACTTATGGCGGCACCGCCGAGGTCTCGCTGGCACACGCTTCCTTTGCGCCCAAGCATGACCCCTTGGCCCTGGTTCCGTATCTTCTGTCCGCCACCAAGCACCTAGGGATTGTGCCGACCGTCAGCGCATCGTTCTATCCGCCCTTTACAGCCGCCCGGCTGCTGGCCACGCTGCAGCACTTCTCCGAGGGGCAGCTCGGCTGGAACGTCGTCACGTCCGGCAGTGACCTGGCGGCACAGAATTACGGGCTGGATCAGCAGATTGAACACGACCTTCGGTACGAGAAAGCGGAGGAATTCGTCGACGTCGTACGGAGGCTTTGGCGGAGCTGGGAACCTGACGCGGTGCTCGAGGACGTTGAGGCCGGCAGATTCGCCGACCACACCAAAGTGCACCCTATTAACCACCAGGGCGACTTCTTCAAGGTCCGCGGTCCGCTGAACACCGCGCCTCTGCCGGAGGAGCCTGTGCTGGTGCAGGCGGGTGCTTCTCCTCGGGGCAAAGCGTTCGCGGGTGGGCACGCCGACGTCGCGATCGCCTTGGCGCGTGGCGCTGACGGCATGAAGGCCTACCGGGATTCCATCCGTGCCGAGGCTGCCAAGGCTGGCAGGAACCCCGACGACGTCAAGGTACTTTTCGTGCTGAAGCCCACCGTGGTTGGCTCATCAGCCGAGGCTGAGGAGTTGCGGGCGCAGCGCCGGGAGCTTACCCAGCGTGATATCGACAGCCAGCTCAACTCGATCTCCTACCTGTCCGTGATCGACTTCAAGCAGTTCGACCTCGATGCGCCGTTGCCTGAATTGAGCACCAACAGCAACCAGGGCACGTTGGAGCACTTCGCCAAGGCAGCGCCTCCGGGGTCTACCCTGCGCCAGATCCTTCAGGCACGCAGCGGTGGTGCCGGCGATTCGATCATCGGCACGGTTGGTGAAATCGCGGACTACCTTGAGGAGACCGGCGAGGCGGTGGGTGGGGACGGCTTCCTCTTCTCGGGGTTCGTGGACCCCGTAACCGTGCACGGCGTCTTGGACAAGCTGACTCCCGAACTGCGCCGCCGCGGCCTGTTGAGGAAGAGTTACGGCGACGGCGGCTTCCGCCAGAATCTTCTGGACTTCTGA
- a CDS encoding aromatic amino acid ammonia-lyase, translated as MSSEPIPEPRTSELRALLIGTSPVDPESVAQAALDPGFHVKLNHDALSLMGRSREVLERASTSGQRIYGLNTLLGSGRDTVVEEKSVLAYQIQVVRYHNSGVGDYLDRPSSRAVILTRLVGFSRGGSGVRPETARFYAEMLNRGVFPAIPREGSVGSSDLTQLAAVAAVAIGEGEAIDANGTLVPGAKALADAGLQPLRLAPGEALALVSANAYSVGAGTLALVRLQQLAELADVALSLSLETIARYDGGGNLSPFSTAIQAGKAVDGQKDSAAAVRYLLRGGWLEDVRPEVSVQDALSFRAAPQTHGAFRSLVSQLGAALNVELNGRGDNPLVDIETGQMVSGGNFQPMQLALSFEGLRLALAHVGISSERRIAKLYPPQRVIRARHLEAAARHLEDAVSESGPAAGLVQEELPGLLWYSAAGLLSELKFLAAPATLGAPTLSADVEDHSTLAPLALQQLEKSVEALEKLLAIEALTASYLLLEAGASQPLGKGTGAVVARLADVLADRPSAPDLVERARRELRDVVAQELPATAEGEGTT; from the coding sequence ATGTCTTCCGAACCAATCCCCGAGCCCAGGACTTCCGAGCTCAGGGCCCTGCTGATCGGCACATCGCCGGTGGACCCTGAAAGCGTGGCGCAGGCTGCCCTGGATCCGGGGTTTCACGTGAAACTCAACCACGATGCGTTGTCTTTGATGGGCCGCTCACGTGAAGTGCTGGAGCGCGCTTCAACGTCCGGGCAGAGAATCTACGGCCTCAACACCCTCCTTGGGTCCGGACGCGACACGGTTGTGGAGGAGAAGTCGGTCCTTGCCTATCAAATCCAAGTAGTCAGGTACCACAACAGTGGTGTGGGCGACTATCTGGACAGGCCCTCCTCCCGCGCAGTGATTCTCACCCGCCTCGTCGGTTTCAGCCGTGGCGGCTCCGGTGTGCGTCCGGAGACGGCCAGGTTCTATGCCGAAATGCTCAACCGTGGAGTTTTTCCCGCCATACCGCGAGAAGGTTCAGTCGGCTCGTCGGACCTCACCCAACTCGCCGCCGTCGCCGCCGTCGCCATCGGTGAAGGTGAAGCGATCGATGCGAACGGCACCTTGGTGCCCGGGGCGAAAGCGCTCGCCGACGCCGGTCTACAGCCGCTGCGGCTCGCGCCCGGTGAGGCCCTGGCCCTGGTCAGCGCAAACGCCTACTCGGTGGGGGCAGGCACCCTCGCCTTGGTGCGCCTGCAGCAGCTGGCGGAACTCGCCGACGTCGCGCTTTCGCTGTCCTTGGAAACCATTGCAAGATACGACGGCGGCGGGAACCTCAGCCCGTTTTCGACGGCTATCCAAGCGGGCAAGGCGGTGGACGGGCAGAAGGACTCGGCGGCCGCGGTACGTTACCTGTTGCGCGGCGGGTGGTTGGAGGACGTTCGTCCCGAAGTCTCGGTGCAGGATGCATTGTCATTCCGTGCTGCGCCCCAAACGCATGGCGCTTTTCGATCCTTGGTTTCACAGCTCGGCGCTGCGTTGAACGTGGAGCTGAACGGACGCGGCGACAATCCGTTGGTTGATATCGAAACGGGGCAAATGGTGTCCGGAGGGAACTTCCAACCGATGCAGCTGGCTCTTTCCTTCGAGGGCCTGCGGCTTGCCTTGGCGCATGTGGGTATTTCCAGCGAGCGGCGCATCGCCAAGCTGTATCCGCCACAGCGGGTGATTCGGGCGAGGCATCTGGAAGCTGCCGCCAGGCATCTGGAGGATGCGGTTTCTGAGTCCGGACCGGCCGCAGGCCTTGTGCAGGAGGAGTTGCCCGGGCTGCTCTGGTACTCAGCAGCGGGACTGCTGTCCGAACTGAAGTTCCTGGCAGCGCCGGCGACGCTCGGGGCACCCACCCTCTCGGCCGACGTCGAGGACCACTCCACCTTGGCGCCGCTGGCGTTGCAGCAACTCGAAAAGTCCGTAGAGGCTTTGGAGAAATTGCTTGCCATTGAGGCACTGACGGCGTCGTATTTGCTGCTCGAAGCGGGAGCCTCGCAACCGCTCGGAAAGGGGACGGGCGCCGTTGTGGCTCGGCTGGCTGATGTGCTGGCGGACCGGCCGTCGGCTCCGGACCTGGTGGAGCGTGCGCGACGTGAGTTGCGCGATGTGGTGGCGCAGGAATTGCCGGCTACGGCTGAAGGGGAGGGAACCACGTGA
- a CDS encoding carboxymuconolactone decarboxylase family protein codes for MPEQETKARLAGYLDKQQPELYATLSHYAQQVIGEADRTGVPRRTIELLNYLASQINGCAFCLDLHHRRALGYGETEQRLSLVAVYKEVTLFEPAERVAMEITEQITRMSTSRPSPELFERAREHYNDEQISVLCMAAIGINAFNRLSILSEHPVRVVKPKP; via the coding sequence ATGCCTGAACAGGAAACAAAAGCACGTCTCGCCGGCTATCTGGATAAGCAACAGCCCGAGCTTTACGCAACACTGAGCCACTATGCCCAGCAGGTGATTGGGGAAGCCGACCGGACAGGTGTCCCACGCCGGACCATCGAACTTCTGAACTACCTTGCGTCGCAGATCAACGGCTGCGCATTCTGCCTGGACCTGCACCATCGCAGGGCGTTGGGGTACGGCGAAACGGAACAGCGTCTGTCCTTGGTGGCTGTCTACAAGGAAGTGACGCTGTTTGAACCGGCTGAGCGGGTGGCCATGGAAATCACTGAGCAGATCACCCGGATGAGCACGTCACGGCCGAGCCCGGAACTCTTCGAGCGGGCCCGGGAACACTATAACGACGAGCAAATCAGTGTCCTGTGCATGGCAGCCATTGGGATCAATGCCTTCAACCGGCTGTCGATCCTGAGCGAGCACCCGGTGCGTGTGGTCAAGCCGAAGCCCTGA
- a CDS encoding aminodeoxychorismate lyase, with the protein MTSPAPTVLVFLDPAFENGRIADSSQPQLMATDLGATRGDGVFESLLAVQGRARKVQAHLNRLGSSAAALDLAIPEQDAWRRAIDTAITEFRGNYPAPTPEEDEVVVKLIVTRGIEGAASPTCWVQASPSPAGSRRQRETGIDVVLLDRGFDTEAGERAPWLLLGAKTLSYAVNMAALRYAHKQGADDAIFTSTDGRVLEGPTSTVLLAHLDTVDDGDGSVRTVRRLITPQHDSGILPGTSQGALFAAAKAAGWELGYGPLVPQDLFDADAVWLISSIRLIAPVNHINGQEIGTPAVRKQLTEELNELFAGIE; encoded by the coding sequence ATGACTTCTCCTGCCCCTACGGTCCTCGTTTTCCTGGACCCAGCCTTCGAAAACGGCCGCATTGCCGATTCCAGCCAGCCCCAGCTCATGGCCACTGACCTCGGCGCTACCCGTGGCGATGGCGTGTTCGAGTCGCTGCTCGCCGTCCAGGGACGCGCACGCAAAGTGCAGGCACATCTGAACCGTCTGGGCAGTTCTGCGGCGGCTTTGGACTTGGCGATCCCGGAGCAGGATGCCTGGCGACGGGCAATTGACACGGCGATTACAGAGTTCCGCGGTAATTACCCGGCACCCACGCCCGAAGAGGACGAAGTCGTGGTCAAGCTGATCGTGACCCGTGGAATTGAAGGCGCGGCGAGCCCCACATGCTGGGTACAGGCTTCACCCTCACCCGCAGGCAGCCGCCGACAGCGCGAGACGGGTATCGACGTCGTACTTCTGGATCGCGGCTTTGACACCGAAGCCGGCGAGCGCGCGCCGTGGCTCCTGCTGGGAGCAAAGACACTGTCCTACGCCGTGAACATGGCGGCGCTGCGCTACGCGCACAAGCAGGGTGCCGATGACGCCATCTTCACCTCCACGGATGGTCGTGTCCTCGAGGGGCCGACGTCCACCGTGCTGCTTGCCCACCTGGACACAGTCGACGACGGCGACGGTTCCGTCAGGACGGTTCGCCGGCTCATCACGCCGCAGCACGATAGTGGAATCCTTCCGGGCACATCGCAGGGCGCACTGTTCGCCGCCGCGAAGGCTGCAGGGTGGGAACTCGGCTATGGTCCGCTGGTGCCGCAGGACCTGTTCGATGCCGACGCCGTTTGGCTCATATCGAGCATCCGCTTGATCGCGCCGGTGAATCACATTAACGGCCAGGAGATCGGCACGCCCGCTGTCCGCAAGCAGCTCACAGAAGAACTGAATGAGTTGTTTGCCGGAATCGAGTAA
- the cls gene encoding cardiolipin synthase, which translates to MLFPFPIGLEWTWLLGAWAIAEVIMRIVLLGIIPGNRRPTTAMAWLLAVFLVPTVGFVLFLLFGNFRLSKRRRQQQEQVNHRVRSVTSDLSDPVSTYSGPEWVKSAGELNHRLGSLPMVDGNKVELIPGYEESIKAMAEAVRGATDYINAEFYIMSSDFMTDELLTELEKAAERGVTVRLLFDHIGTLRIKGYRRLVRRLKAGQIQWKRMLPLLPIHGQWRRPDLRNHRKILVIDGTLAFTGSQNLIEPSYNNPKHRRAGRQWVELMARLEGPIVATLNVVFATDWLSETDESLESQLRLPSQPSPGRVTAQVVPSGPGFATENNLRLFNTLIYSAQHRISICSPYFVPDDSLLYAITTAAQRGVDVELFVSEKGDQFLVHHAQRSYYEALLGAGVRIYLYRAPYVLHAKHFTIDDEVAVLGSSNMDMRSFSLNMEVSVMLLGAETVNLMRAVESTYREVSRELTLDDWMDRPPLAKYVDNVARLTATLQ; encoded by the coding sequence GTGCTTTTTCCTTTTCCGATTGGCCTGGAGTGGACGTGGCTTCTGGGTGCTTGGGCCATTGCGGAAGTCATCATGCGCATCGTTCTGCTGGGCATCATCCCCGGTAACCGTCGCCCCACTACGGCCATGGCCTGGCTTCTGGCTGTTTTCCTGGTCCCGACCGTCGGATTCGTGCTCTTCCTGCTTTTTGGAAATTTCCGCTTGTCCAAGCGGCGGCGTCAGCAGCAGGAACAAGTTAATCACCGCGTTCGCTCGGTGACCTCTGACCTGTCCGACCCCGTGAGTACCTATTCCGGCCCGGAGTGGGTGAAGTCCGCAGGTGAGCTGAACCACCGCCTTGGCTCGCTGCCCATGGTTGACGGCAACAAGGTGGAGCTTATTCCTGGTTATGAGGAGTCCATCAAAGCCATGGCCGAGGCCGTGCGGGGAGCTACGGACTATATCAACGCGGAGTTCTACATCATGAGCAGCGACTTCATGACGGACGAGTTGCTCACCGAACTGGAGAAGGCCGCGGAGCGCGGTGTCACCGTCAGGTTGCTCTTCGACCACATCGGAACGCTGCGCATCAAGGGCTACCGTCGGCTGGTCCGCCGGCTCAAGGCAGGCCAGATCCAGTGGAAGCGAATGTTGCCCCTGCTTCCGATCCACGGCCAATGGCGGCGCCCGGATCTCAGGAACCACCGGAAGATCCTGGTCATCGACGGGACATTGGCGTTCACGGGCTCGCAGAACCTGATTGAACCGTCCTACAACAACCCCAAGCATCGCCGCGCCGGCCGCCAATGGGTGGAGCTCATGGCCCGGCTTGAGGGCCCGATTGTGGCCACCCTGAATGTAGTTTTCGCCACGGACTGGCTCAGCGAGACCGACGAGTCACTCGAAAGCCAGCTTCGTCTTCCCTCCCAACCGTCCCCGGGACGTGTCACGGCCCAGGTGGTCCCGAGCGGTCCGGGGTTCGCCACGGAAAACAACCTTCGCCTGTTCAATACGCTGATCTACTCGGCGCAGCACAGGATCTCCATTTGCAGCCCATACTTCGTGCCTGATGACTCCCTGCTCTATGCGATCACCACTGCGGCTCAGCGCGGGGTGGATGTGGAGCTCTTTGTCTCCGAAAAGGGCGACCAATTCCTCGTCCACCACGCCCAGCGGTCCTATTACGAGGCTCTCCTCGGAGCAGGTGTCCGCATCTACCTGTACCGCGCTCCATACGTACTCCACGCCAAGCACTTCACCATCGACGACGAAGTTGCGGTTCTCGGCTCCAGCAATATGGACATGCGCTCCTTCTCCCTGAACATGGAGGTTTCGGTGATGCTCCTGGGCGCCGAAACCGTGAACCTCATGCGGGCCGTGGAGTCCACGTATCGAGAGGTATCCCGTGAGCTTACGTTGGATGACTGGATGGATAGACCCCCGTTGGCCAAGTATGTGGATAACGTCGCGAGATTGACGGCGACGCTCCAATAG
- a CDS encoding amino acid permease, translated as MGHSSPTTAEASAPEAQSETGASQTGLRRSMEARHLVMIAMGGVIGSGLFVSSGYTIATAGPLGAVLAFLIGAVVVYLVMACLGELAVAFPVSGAFHIYAARTIGPATGFATAWLYWLCWAVALGSEFTAAGLLMQRWFPGVDVWIWCFVFATVLFTLNAISSRVFGESEFWFALIKVAAVVGLIILGGAALMGFHPLAAGEYPSLTSNFSTPEGLFPNGFTGVFVTCLAVFYAFSGSELIGVAAGETSNPGANIPKAMRTTVIRLMIFFVGAITVIAATIPYEKVSVDESPFVTVFSMLGIPFAADIMNFVIITALLSAGNCGLYSCARMLFSLADEGHAPKAFRKLTKRGIPMIALCVSMLGGLASLISSIVAPATVYLVLVSIAGFATVGVWMSIVASHFVYRRTFIKNGGDLSTLPYKAPLFPLVPILAFALCVVSLIGIAFDPNQVAALLFGVPFVGACYAFFYFKYGRRRSLKKAVSV; from the coding sequence ATGGGACACAGCTCCCCCACAACAGCCGAGGCATCGGCACCCGAGGCCCAGTCGGAGACTGGCGCCTCACAGACAGGACTTCGCCGGTCCATGGAGGCCCGGCACCTGGTGATGATTGCCATGGGCGGCGTCATCGGCTCAGGCCTGTTCGTCAGTTCGGGCTACACCATTGCCACCGCGGGCCCCTTGGGCGCCGTTCTCGCGTTCCTCATCGGAGCCGTGGTGGTCTACCTGGTGATGGCATGCCTCGGGGAACTCGCCGTTGCGTTCCCCGTTTCAGGTGCCTTCCACATCTACGCCGCCCGGACCATCGGACCCGCCACCGGCTTCGCCACAGCCTGGCTCTACTGGCTTTGCTGGGCGGTGGCGCTGGGTTCGGAATTCACTGCGGCCGGCCTGCTCATGCAACGCTGGTTCCCTGGCGTCGACGTCTGGATCTGGTGCTTCGTATTCGCCACGGTCCTGTTCACGCTGAACGCCATTTCATCGCGCGTCTTTGGTGAATCTGAGTTCTGGTTCGCGCTCATCAAGGTTGCCGCCGTCGTCGGCCTGATTATCCTGGGCGGCGCCGCTCTGATGGGCTTCCACCCGCTCGCCGCAGGCGAATACCCCTCGCTCACCAGCAACTTCAGCACGCCCGAGGGGCTTTTCCCCAACGGCTTCACGGGCGTGTTCGTCACCTGCCTGGCAGTGTTCTACGCCTTCTCGGGCTCCGAACTGATCGGTGTGGCCGCCGGCGAAACATCCAATCCCGGCGCCAACATCCCCAAGGCCATGCGGACCACGGTCATCCGTCTCATGATCTTCTTTGTCGGGGCCATTACCGTCATCGCAGCGACCATCCCCTACGAGAAGGTCAGCGTGGACGAAAGCCCGTTCGTCACCGTCTTCTCGATGCTCGGCATTCCGTTCGCCGCGGACATCATGAACTTCGTGATCATCACTGCGCTGCTGTCGGCGGGAAACTGCGGACTCTATTCCTGCGCCCGCATGCTCTTCTCGCTGGCCGACGAAGGACACGCACCCAAGGCGTTCAGGAAGCTGACCAAGCGTGGGATCCCAATGATTGCCCTGTGCGTCAGCATGCTCGGCGGCTTGGCCTCGCTGATCAGCAGCATCGTTGCGCCGGCAACCGTGTATCTGGTGCTTGTCTCGATCGCCGGCTTCGCCACCGTGGGCGTGTGGATGTCCATTGTTGCCTCGCACTTTGTGTACAGGCGCACGTTTATCAAGAACGGCGGCGACCTCAGCACGCTCCCGTACAAAGCGCCGCTCTTCCCGCTGGTCCCGATCCTGGCGTTCGCGCTGTGCGTAGTTTCCTTGATCGGCATCGCGTTCGATCCCAACCAGGTGGCGGCACTGCTCTTCGGCGTTCCGTTCGTAGGCGCCTGCTACGCGTTCTTCTACTTCAAGTACGGACGACGCCGGTCACTCAAGAAGGCTGTCAGCGTCTAG
- a CDS encoding cysteine synthase family protein has product MSTAIRKHGAHLAAGLPDGLDASVLDKVGNTPLVKLEALGRGLGSTIHIKLESENPGGSIKDRTALSMVRAAERSGELQPGATIVESTSGNTGIGLALIGRLTGHPVVVVTGDTISQEKLAALHSYGARVVLTDWSAPSESPENARAVAARITAGTPGAWRPMQFDNPANPAAHYETTGPEIWEQTHGLVTHFVAGIGTGGTISGNGRFLKEKVAALRPGGHLEVVGADPYGSAYSGGHPGEILVDGVGNSWPQAEWPKAFDRSIVDRFLRIPNDEVYSTVHRLLDEEGLALGPSSGLAVAAALRVARAAPHGSVVVAIAPDAGTNYLSKAFNPVWLAENGIHLARDATE; this is encoded by the coding sequence GTGAGTACCGCGATCCGCAAACATGGCGCCCACTTGGCGGCGGGTTTGCCTGATGGGCTGGATGCCTCCGTTCTGGACAAAGTGGGCAACACTCCGCTGGTGAAATTGGAGGCGCTGGGCCGTGGATTGGGCAGCACCATCCACATCAAGCTTGAGTCGGAGAACCCTGGCGGATCCATCAAGGACCGTACTGCGCTGAGCATGGTCCGGGCGGCCGAGCGCTCCGGAGAGTTACAGCCGGGCGCAACCATTGTGGAAAGCACCTCCGGCAATACCGGGATCGGACTGGCGCTCATTGGGCGGTTGACGGGGCATCCCGTGGTGGTGGTTACCGGCGACACCATCTCCCAGGAGAAGCTCGCCGCGCTCCACAGCTACGGGGCGCGCGTGGTCCTGACGGACTGGAGCGCGCCCTCCGAATCGCCGGAGAACGCCCGTGCGGTGGCAGCGCGCATCACGGCCGGGACCCCTGGTGCCTGGCGGCCCATGCAGTTCGATAACCCTGCCAATCCAGCCGCACATTATGAAACGACAGGACCGGAAATCTGGGAGCAGACCCACGGGTTGGTTACGCATTTTGTGGCCGGCATCGGAACCGGCGGGACGATCAGCGGCAATGGCCGGTTCCTGAAAGAGAAAGTTGCAGCTTTGCGGCCGGGCGGGCACCTTGAAGTGGTGGGCGCCGACCCCTACGGCTCCGCCTACAGCGGTGGACATCCCGGGGAGATCCTGGTGGATGGTGTGGGTAACTCCTGGCCCCAGGCTGAATGGCCCAAGGCCTTTGACCGCTCCATTGTTGACCGCTTCCTGCGTATCCCCAACGACGAGGTCTACTCCACGGTGCATCGGCTCCTCGACGAAGAAGGGCTTGCGCTGGGTCCATCGTCCGGGCTCGCTGTGGCCGCTGCCCTGCGGGTAGCCCGGGCCGCACCCCACGGTTCGGTGGTGGTGGCCATAGCGCCCGACGCCGGAACCAACTACCTGAGCAAGGCCTTCAACCCGGTGTGGCTGGCAGAGAACGGAATCCACCTGGCCCGCGACGCCACCGAATAG